The Candidatus Sphingomonas colombiensis genome contains the following window.
GCAAGGCAGTGAAGAGCTTCACCAACCACACCGCCGGCCCTCGCGGGATCAATCTGCTGGCAGGGGGCACGCGCTGGCTTGAGCCGGGCGAGACCGTCGAACTCGATCCCGAAGCGATTGCGGGCGCCGTTCCCGATCTCGGCCACGCGCCCTCCACCAAGGAGGATCGCGCGCTGAAGGCCGAGAACCATAAGGCCCTCGCCGACCTAAAAAAGCAGGTCGATGACCTGACGAAAGACCGCGACGCGCTGAAGGCTGAGAATGAGAAGCTCAAGGCCAAGGCATAAATCCGCATTACGCGCGGGGACGGGCCGCTCCGCCAATTGGTGGGGCGGCCTTATTCTTGAGGTGAGACATGGGTGACAAATACACGAACGAGCGCGCATGGTCCGCCCTATCGCTGGGCGGTTCAGCAATCGCCTACACCCCGGCCGACGCCGACCTGCCTATCAACGTGAAGGCGGTGGTGTTCGACGCGGTCGGCAGCATCAGCTTCAAAAACCCCGGCGACACCGCAGCGCGCACCGGTTTCCCGGTCGCTGCCGGATACCCGCTGCCGTTCGTGCCAGCCAGGATCACCGCAATGACCGGCGCCACGACCTGCTGGCTGATCTATTGACGTGCCGGACCTCGCGACCTTCCGCATCCGGTATCCCGCGTTTGCCAACGTGCCCGATGTCACAGTCGAATATTGGCTGACCGACGCAGGTCGCTTCGTTGACGATAGCTGGCCGATCGAGGGCGACCGCGATCCGGCGATGATGGCCGTGGCTGCGCATCATATGATGGCGTCTGCGGTCGCCGGTATTGCCGATGGCGATGTGTCCGGGCTGCTCGCATCCGGCGTCACGCAATTTCAGTCGGGTGGACGGGAAGGTTTCCGGGTCGCGCTCTCCGATGCCGCGATTCAGAGGGCGCTTGCCGGCGGCTACGAGGCATCGCGGCCGGGGCAGGAATATCTCGACCTGCTTTATCGCAACAAGGGCGGTCCTAGATCCACTCTACCGGGCGCGGTCCCCTGCGCGAACGCTGGTTTCAACGGTTTCGCCGGGCCGCTCGGTTATCCCGCCCGCTTCGGGGGCCGCTAATGAACCTCCCCGGCGCGTTCCTCTCGATCGCCAACCGCGT
Protein-coding sequences here:
- a CDS encoding DUF4054 domain-containing protein, whose protein sequence is MPDLATFRIRYPAFANVPDVTVEYWLTDAGRFVDDSWPIEGDRDPAMMAVAAHHMMASAVAGIADGDVSGLLASGVTQFQSGGREGFRVALSDAAIQRALAGGYEASRPGQEYLDLLYRNKGGPRSTLPGAVPCANAGFNGFAGPLGYPARFGGR